In Nocardia asteroides, the following proteins share a genomic window:
- a CDS encoding dihydrofolate reductase family protein yields the protein MRRLIYGFGVSLDGYINDRDGNIDWTDPDDELHQFHNDRFRGLEVSLHGRRMYELMADYWPHVPADAPPIAREFGRLWTDKPKVVFSRTLTEVGWNSTLVADNAVEEVRRLKAEGDGVMEVGGANLAAALMPHGLIDEYQLFVSPLILGGGTPFFPALDKRIPLRLAETRHFDSVVLMRYVTD from the coding sequence ATGAGGAGACTGATCTACGGATTCGGCGTGTCTTTGGACGGTTACATCAACGACCGCGACGGCAATATCGACTGGACCGATCCGGACGACGAACTGCACCAGTTCCACAACGACAGGTTCCGTGGGCTGGAGGTCTCGTTGCACGGGCGCCGGATGTACGAGCTGATGGCCGACTATTGGCCGCACGTGCCCGCGGATGCCCCGCCCATCGCGCGCGAGTTCGGCAGGCTCTGGACGGACAAGCCCAAGGTCGTGTTCTCGCGGACGCTCACCGAGGTCGGCTGGAACAGCACGCTCGTCGCGGACAACGCGGTCGAGGAAGTCCGCAGGCTCAAGGCCGAGGGCGACGGCGTGATGGAAGTCGGGGGTGCGAACCTGGCGGCCGCGCTGATGCCGCACGGGCTGATCGACGAGTATCAGCTGTTCGTCTCGCCGCTGATCCTCGGCGGCGGCACCCCCTTCTTCCCGGCACTGGACAAGCGCATTCCGCTGCGCTTGGCCGAGACCCGCCATTTCGACTCCGTCGTGCTGATGCGCTACGTCACCGACTGA
- a CDS encoding MMPL family transporter has protein sequence MREREEHGWDRFARLVTGRRSWALLLGVLVAAVAVMGLAGSNDSAGQAPVSLPSSAESARAAEAAALFPDAGQATAILVATRVDDGPLTATDLAAVDAALERAGVPAGAGSRAVPAPDGRAALAPIPVSAELNGFALTDRIGELRTAVTTGLPDSLRLQVTGGPAFGADIADSFAGANTLLLIVTALVVMALLILTYRSPVLWLIPLTVVGLADRVATSVGTGLAELTGLTFDGSTSGITSVLVFGAGTNYALLLVSRYRDELHRHTDHRLALRAAVRHAAPAVLASNVTVVLALLTLLLAALPNTRSLGAFAAAGLVVALLFVLLALPPALALCGRKVFWPFVPHADGRDPAEHGVWAAVATRVVRRPAVVAGAASAVLVVFATGLATTDIGLSRTEQFRVDAESVDGLRTMAAHFPSGSSDPAVVIARTTAADPVQAALDAVPGISGATRTATAPAGTTRWSVVLNAEPGTEEAFTTIAAIRSAVGAVPGAEALVGGSDAEALDIRDAARRDQVLVIPLILAVVLLVLLVLLRAVPAAILLVGVTVLSALAALGAGSWLSDTVFGFPALDTNVPLFGFLFLVALGVDYTIFLVTRAREEAATHGTTRGMVRAVASTGAVITSAGAVLAAVFCVLGVLPLITLTQLGIVVGIGILLDTFVVRTLVVPALFALLGDTVWWPAEPAPADSARSEEMAAV, from the coding sequence ATGCGAGAGCGTGAGGAACACGGATGGGACCGGTTCGCCCGGCTCGTCACCGGCCGGAGATCATGGGCGCTGCTGCTGGGGGTGCTGGTGGCCGCCGTGGCGGTCATGGGCCTGGCGGGCAGCAACGACAGCGCGGGGCAGGCGCCGGTGTCGCTACCGTCGTCGGCCGAATCCGCGCGGGCCGCCGAGGCGGCCGCGCTGTTCCCCGACGCTGGACAAGCCACCGCGATCCTGGTGGCGACCCGGGTCGACGACGGTCCACTGACCGCGACCGACCTCGCGGCGGTGGACGCGGCGCTCGAGCGGGCGGGCGTGCCCGCGGGGGCCGGATCCCGCGCTGTGCCCGCACCCGACGGACGTGCGGCGCTGGCACCGATCCCGGTGTCCGCCGAGCTCAACGGATTCGCGCTCACCGACCGGATCGGTGAACTGCGCACCGCCGTCACCACCGGGCTGCCGGACTCGCTGCGCCTGCAGGTGACCGGCGGCCCGGCCTTCGGCGCCGATATCGCCGACTCCTTCGCCGGAGCCAACACCCTGCTGTTGATCGTGACGGCGCTGGTGGTGATGGCACTGCTGATCCTCACCTACCGATCGCCGGTGCTGTGGCTGATCCCGCTGACGGTGGTCGGTCTGGCCGACCGCGTCGCCACCAGCGTCGGCACCGGGCTGGCCGAGCTGACCGGCCTCACGTTCGACGGCTCCACCTCCGGCATCACCAGCGTGCTGGTCTTCGGTGCGGGCACCAACTACGCGCTGCTGCTGGTCTCGCGCTATCGCGACGAACTGCACCGCCACACCGACCATCGCCTCGCCCTGCGCGCGGCGGTACGCCATGCGGCGCCCGCCGTGCTCGCCAGCAATGTGACCGTCGTCCTCGCGCTGCTGACGCTGCTGCTCGCCGCGCTGCCCAACACCCGCAGCCTCGGCGCCTTCGCCGCGGCCGGGCTCGTCGTCGCCCTGCTCTTCGTGCTGCTGGCACTGCCGCCCGCCCTGGCGCTGTGCGGGCGAAAGGTCTTCTGGCCGTTCGTGCCCCACGCCGACGGCCGTGATCCGGCCGAGCACGGCGTCTGGGCCGCGGTGGCGACCCGGGTGGTGCGGCGGCCCGCGGTGGTCGCCGGTGCCGCGTCGGCGGTGCTGGTCGTCTTCGCGACGGGCCTGGCCACCACCGATATCGGGCTCTCACGCACCGAACAGTTCCGGGTGGACGCCGAATCCGTCGACGGCCTGCGCACGATGGCCGCGCACTTCCCGTCCGGCTCGTCCGATCCGGCCGTGGTGATCGCGCGGACGACCGCCGCCGACCCGGTCCAGGCCGCCCTCGACGCCGTCCCCGGCATCTCCGGAGCCACCCGCACCGCCACCGCACCGGCGGGGACCACGCGCTGGTCGGTGGTGCTGAACGCCGAGCCGGGCACCGAGGAGGCGTTCACCACCATCGCGGCGATCCGGTCCGCGGTGGGCGCGGTCCCCGGCGCCGAGGCGCTGGTGGGCGGATCCGATGCCGAGGCGCTCGACATCCGCGACGCGGCCCGGCGCGATCAGGTTCTGGTCATCCCGTTGATCCTGGCGGTCGTCCTGCTGGTGCTGCTGGTCCTGCTGCGGGCGGTGCCCGCGGCGATCCTGCTGGTCGGGGTGACGGTGCTCAGCGCGCTCGCGGCCCTCGGCGCGGGCAGCTGGCTCAGCGACACCGTGTTCGGGTTCCCCGCGCTGGACACCAATGTGCCGCTGTTCGGGTTCCTGTTCCTGGTCGCCCTCGGCGTGGACTACACGATCTTCCTGGTGACCAGGGCGCGCGAGGAGGCGGCCACGCACGGCACCACCCGCGGCATGGTCCGCGCCGTCGCCTCGACCGGCGCCGTGATCACCAGCGCGGGCGCGGTGCTGGCCGCGGTGTTCTGCGTGCTGGGGGTGCTGCCGCTGATCACGCTCACCCAGCTGGGCATCGTCGTCGGAATCGGCATCCTGCTCGACACATTCGTGGTGCGGACCCTGGTCGTGCCCGCGCTGTTCGCGCTCCTCGGCGACACTGTGTGGTGGCCGGCCGAACCAGCACCCGCCGACAGCGCACGATCCGAGGAGATGGCCGCGGTCTGA
- a CDS encoding TetR/AcrR family transcriptional regulator — MSTDRPGPRAQARAQMIADIKRIGREHLASQGAAALSLRAVARDLGVVSSAVYRYVRSRDELLTLLVIDGYNALGDAVDAALATAPGDPATRFRTVARTVRAWALAEPAWYGLLYGTPVPGYAAPAADTEAPGVRVIATLLGVIEDAYRRGQLTAPTVEPSITPATRGDFSAIRAQFGLTAPDWLIAGALTAWTTLFGSVSFDVFDMYGRDTFADRGEVFDLQVDQLLRALGFEAIAAG, encoded by the coding sequence ATGAGCACCGACCGGCCGGGACCGCGGGCACAGGCCCGCGCCCAGATGATCGCCGACATCAAGCGGATCGGCCGCGAACACCTCGCCTCGCAGGGCGCCGCGGCGCTGTCGCTGCGCGCGGTCGCCCGCGATCTCGGCGTGGTGTCCTCGGCGGTGTACCGCTACGTCCGCAGTCGCGACGAGTTGCTGACCCTGCTGGTGATCGACGGCTACAACGCCCTCGGCGACGCCGTCGACGCCGCCCTGGCCACCGCCCCCGGCGATCCGGCGACCCGGTTCCGGACGGTCGCCCGCACGGTCCGGGCCTGGGCGCTGGCCGAGCCGGCCTGGTACGGGCTGCTCTACGGCACACCGGTGCCGGGCTACGCCGCCCCCGCCGCGGACACCGAGGCGCCCGGCGTGCGCGTCATCGCCACGTTGCTCGGCGTGATCGAGGACGCCTACCGCCGCGGGCAGCTCACCGCGCCCACCGTCGAGCCGTCGATCACACCCGCCACCCGCGGTGACTTCTCCGCTATCCGCGCGCAATTCGGGCTGACCGCTCCCGACTGGCTGATCGCCGGCGCTCTCACCGCCTGGACCACCCTGTTCGGCTCGGTGAGCTTCGACGTCTTCGACATGTACGGGCGCGACACCTTCGCCGATCGCGGCGAGGTATTCGATCTGCAGGTCGACCAGCTGCTGCGGGCTCTCGGTTTCGAGGCGATTGCTGCGGGGTAG
- a CDS encoding GMC oxidoreductase, producing MSDRTTDFDVLIVGSGFGGSVTALRLVEKGYRVGILEAGRRFADDELPKTSWDLRKFLWAPKLGCFGIQRIHPLRDVLILGGAGVGGGSLNYANTLYVPPEPFFQDAQWRDITDWRAELTPYYERAQKMLGVVRNPHMTPADEIFKSVAEDMGVGDTFVQTPVGVFFGEPGKTVADPYFGGVGPERTGCVECGDCMVGCKFGAKNTLVKNYLYLAEQAGAQIIPMTTVTALRPLPDGSWDVATERTGAWVRKDPKTYTAGQVVLAAGTLGTQKLLHSMRDQGVLPNLSDKLGLLTRTNSESIVGAATKTLAPGQDFTKGVAITSSIHPTPDTHVEPVRYGKGSNSMGLLQTLMVDGGGKVPRWLRFLGVALLHPLLLLRFLSVKNWSERTIISLVMQHLDNSITTYTKRGLFGGRKLTSKQGHGEPNPTWIPAGNDVTRRVAEKIGGVAGGTWGEVFNVPLTAHFLGGAAIGADRDHGVIDAYHRVFGYPTLSVVDGAAVSANLGVNPSLTITAQAERAAAYWPNKGEADTRPEQSAGYARIAAVAPQQPVVPAGAPAALVLPIIEIRTTEQTAG from the coding sequence ATGTCCGATCGCACCACCGACTTCGACGTCTTGATCGTCGGCTCCGGCTTCGGCGGCAGCGTCACCGCGCTGCGCCTGGTGGAGAAGGGATACCGGGTCGGCATTCTCGAGGCCGGGCGCCGGTTCGCCGATGACGAACTGCCCAAGACCAGCTGGGATCTGCGCAAGTTCCTGTGGGCGCCCAAGCTGGGCTGCTTCGGCATCCAGCGCATCCATCCGCTGCGCGACGTGCTGATCCTCGGTGGCGCCGGGGTCGGCGGTGGCTCGCTGAACTACGCCAACACCCTGTACGTGCCGCCGGAGCCGTTCTTCCAGGACGCCCAGTGGCGCGACATCACCGACTGGCGCGCCGAGCTCACCCCGTACTACGAGCGGGCCCAGAAGATGCTCGGCGTGGTGCGCAATCCGCACATGACGCCCGCCGACGAGATCTTCAAGTCCGTCGCCGAGGACATGGGCGTCGGTGACACCTTCGTGCAGACCCCGGTCGGCGTGTTCTTCGGCGAGCCGGGCAAGACGGTGGCCGATCCGTACTTCGGTGGCGTCGGCCCCGAGCGCACCGGCTGTGTCGAATGCGGCGACTGCATGGTCGGCTGCAAGTTCGGCGCCAAGAACACCCTGGTCAAGAACTACCTGTACCTCGCGGAACAGGCCGGGGCGCAGATCATTCCGATGACCACGGTCACCGCGCTGCGCCCGCTGCCGGACGGCAGCTGGGACGTGGCCACCGAGCGGACCGGCGCGTGGGTGCGCAAGGACCCCAAGACCTACACCGCCGGGCAGGTCGTCCTGGCCGCGGGCACGCTCGGCACGCAGAAGCTGCTGCACTCGATGCGCGATCAGGGTGTGCTGCCGAACCTGTCGGACAAGCTGGGCCTGTTGACCCGCACCAACTCCGAGTCGATCGTCGGCGCGGCGACCAAGACCCTGGCCCCCGGCCAGGACTTCACCAAGGGCGTCGCGATCACCTCCTCGATCCACCCGACGCCCGATACCCACGTGGAGCCGGTGCGCTACGGCAAGGGCTCCAACTCCATGGGTCTGCTGCAGACCCTCATGGTCGACGGCGGCGGCAAGGTCCCGCGCTGGCTGCGGTTCCTCGGTGTCGCACTGCTGCATCCGCTGTTGCTGCTGCGGTTCCTGAGCGTGAAGAACTGGAGCGAGCGCACCATCATCTCGCTGGTGATGCAGCACCTGGACAACTCGATCACCACCTACACCAAGCGCGGCCTGTTCGGTGGCCGCAAGCTGACCTCCAAGCAGGGCCACGGCGAACCCAACCCGACCTGGATCCCGGCGGGCAACGACGTGACCCGCCGGGTCGCGGAGAAGATCGGCGGCGTCGCGGGCGGCACCTGGGGCGAGGTGTTCAACGTCCCGCTGACCGCGCACTTCCTCGGCGGTGCCGCCATCGGCGCCGACCGCGACCACGGCGTCATCGACGCCTACCACCGCGTGTTCGGGTATCCGACCCTCAGTGTCGTCGACGGTGCCGCGGTCTCGGCGAACCTCGGCGTGAACCCGTCGCTGACGATCACCGCCCAGGCCGAGCGCGCGGCGGCCTACTGGCCGAACAAGGGCGAGGCCGACACCCGCCCGGAGCAGAGCGCGGGCTACGCCCGGATCGCGGCGGTGGCCCCGCAGCAGCCGGTGGTGCCCGCCGGTGCGCCCGCCGCGCTGGTGCTGCCGATCATCGAGATCCGCACAACCGAGCAGACCGCGGGCTGA
- a CDS encoding MerR family transcriptional regulator gives MPRYTRAELADVSGVAARTIRYYHSLGVLPKPGRAGKEVVYSDAHLDRLRDIVAMQARGLRLDAIRQVFDAEPAPAPGDWRTLFDPRTAQGERAGLLDDAELTALLGDRGTDVLTELIAAGYLERRGDGWFVPDRPMFKGALVLYDVGTDITLSGVLRTLIRGRIADLADEVVRTVRDAAGTTYGGEDISVDLSRFRDRFLAMAWEVGGATFAAEIERAAGPVDPDDDTTERRRLPGAAGAR, from the coding sequence GTGCCTCGATACACCCGAGCGGAACTCGCCGACGTCAGCGGCGTCGCGGCGCGCACCATCCGCTACTACCACTCGCTCGGCGTGCTGCCGAAGCCCGGCCGCGCGGGCAAGGAGGTCGTGTACTCCGACGCGCACCTGGACCGGCTGCGCGACATCGTCGCCATGCAGGCCAGGGGACTGCGGCTCGACGCGATCCGCCAGGTGTTCGACGCCGAACCCGCGCCCGCCCCCGGTGACTGGCGCACGCTGTTCGACCCGCGCACCGCGCAGGGGGAGCGCGCCGGCCTGCTCGACGACGCCGAACTGACCGCCCTGCTCGGTGACCGCGGCACCGATGTCCTCACCGAGCTGATCGCCGCCGGCTACCTCGAGCGGCGCGGCGACGGCTGGTTCGTGCCGGACCGCCCGATGTTCAAGGGCGCGCTGGTGCTCTACGACGTCGGCACCGACATCACCCTCAGCGGCGTCCTGCGCACCCTGATCCGCGGCCGGATCGCCGACCTGGCCGACGAGGTGGTGCGCACCGTGCGCGACGCGGCGGGCACCACCTATGGCGGCGAGGACATCAGCGTCGACCTGAGCCGCTTCCGGGACCGGTTCCTGGCCATGGCGTGGGAAGTCGGCGGCGCCACCTTCGCCGCGGAGATCGAACGCGCGGCCGGACCCGTCGACCCTGACGACGACACCACCGAACGCCGTCGCCTGCCCGGCGCCGCCGGTGCGCGATGA
- a CDS encoding TetR/AcrR family transcriptional regulator, producing MSSATSRPATPVSGRQARWQPHNDSRRERIVLSAVELLEQTPAGVEVPIIQIAEHAGLAKSVVYRQFAGRDELDRRIRSEIADRFVADIEESLDIGDGSIHEILVRTVGGVVTWIEDHPRLHEFLRTGPSEADSEVDAMSALIATIAGSTRALVTGLAGVVGVADDGSADTMTFAIVSMTEATVTRWATDPHPVLTREQLIEEVASYAWHVVDGVARRHGLTLDPDQQLVDVIAQLAAGDSA from the coding sequence GTGTCGAGCGCAACGTCACGCCCCGCCACCCCTGTGAGCGGCAGACAAGCCCGATGGCAACCGCACAACGACAGCCGCCGGGAACGGATCGTGCTGTCGGCGGTCGAGCTGCTCGAGCAGACCCCGGCCGGGGTGGAGGTGCCGATCATCCAGATCGCCGAGCACGCCGGACTCGCGAAATCGGTGGTGTACCGGCAGTTCGCGGGCCGCGACGAGCTCGACCGCCGGATCAGGAGCGAGATCGCCGACCGGTTCGTCGCCGACATCGAAGAGTCCCTCGACATCGGGGACGGGTCCATCCACGAAATCCTGGTCCGCACCGTGGGCGGCGTGGTCACCTGGATCGAGGACCATCCGCGTCTGCACGAGTTCCTGCGTACCGGACCGTCGGAGGCCGACTCCGAGGTGGATGCCATGAGCGCCCTCATCGCCACTATCGCCGGATCGACCCGGGCCCTGGTCACCGGGCTCGCCGGGGTGGTCGGCGTGGCCGACGACGGCTCCGCCGACACCATGACCTTCGCCATCGTGTCGATGACCGAGGCCACCGTCACCCGCTGGGCCACCGACCCGCACCCCGTCCTCACCAGGGAACAGCTGATCGAGGAGGTCGCCTCCTACGCCTGGCACGTGGTCGACGGGGTCGCCCGGCGGCACGGCCTCACCCTGGATCCGGATCAGCAGCTCGTCGACGTCATCGCCCAGCTGGCCGCGGGCGACAGCGCCTGA
- a CDS encoding AurF N-oxygenase family protein has protein sequence MTLTESSRGELISEEYREALATLSQGSVDRNFDPYLDIDWDSPELALDPDDVRWVLSPDVDPLGATQWYRDQPLDRQIAIGKWRIANTIKVGAAFESILIRGMMQYIMKLPNGSPEFRYCLHEMTEECNHIQMFQELVNRIGVDVPGMRPMFRALSPLIGVAGGYAHAILFIGILGGEEPIDHYQKAVIREGASMPPMVLRTMEIHIAEEARHISFAGEFLAAHIGRMGKFNRGACSVAFPIAMRWLAGEIMAPPRSFAREFDIPREVIEQAFWKSEHSRRILTGYFGDMRKLADDLGLMNPVARRLWHALGVDGPASRYRSEPERGLRRIA, from the coding sequence ATGACGCTGACCGAATCGAGCCGCGGCGAACTCATCAGCGAGGAGTATCGAGAGGCGTTGGCGACCCTGTCCCAGGGATCCGTCGACCGCAACTTCGATCCTTACCTCGACATCGACTGGGATTCGCCCGAGCTCGCCCTTGACCCTGACGACGTGCGGTGGGTCCTCTCACCCGACGTCGACCCGCTGGGCGCCACCCAGTGGTACCGCGACCAGCCGCTGGACCGGCAGATCGCGATCGGCAAATGGCGGATCGCGAACACGATCAAGGTGGGCGCGGCCTTCGAGAGCATCCTGATCCGCGGGATGATGCAGTACATCATGAAGCTGCCCAACGGCTCGCCCGAGTTCCGGTACTGCTTGCACGAGATGACCGAAGAGTGCAACCACATCCAGATGTTCCAGGAACTGGTGAACCGGATCGGCGTCGACGTGCCGGGCATGCGGCCGATGTTCCGCGCGCTCTCCCCGCTGATCGGCGTGGCGGGCGGATACGCGCACGCGATCCTGTTCATCGGCATCCTCGGTGGTGAGGAACCGATCGACCACTACCAGAAGGCCGTCATCCGCGAGGGCGCCTCGATGCCGCCGATGGTGTTGCGCACCATGGAGATCCACATCGCCGAGGAGGCCCGCCACATCTCCTTCGCCGGCGAGTTCCTGGCCGCGCACATCGGCCGGATGGGCAAGTTCAACCGGGGCGCGTGCTCGGTGGCCTTCCCGATCGCGATGCGCTGGCTGGCGGGCGAGATCATGGCGCCACCGCGGTCGTTCGCCCGCGAGTTCGACATTCCGCGCGAAGTGATCGAGCAGGCGTTCTGGAAGTCGGAGCACTCCCGGCGGATCCTGACGGGCTACTTCGGCGACATGCGCAAACTGGCCGACGACCTCGGCCTGATGAACCCGGTCGCCCGCAGGCTCTGGCACGCCCTCGGCGTGGACGGTCCGGCCTCGCGCTATCGCAGCGAACCCGAACGCGGCCTGCGGCGCATCGCCTGA
- a CDS encoding nitroreductase family deazaflavin-dependent oxidoreductase — protein sequence MAWNPLPALAREFAAQPWVMHGAGVVLPAERLLRRLSGGRWGVLDLAGLPSIEVTVVGCKSGQPRTTSLLCVPDGDGFYLVGSNWGKPEHPAWSANLRAARTASVRYNSSSAFPVTVAEITGVERKRVWDQVVEFWPGYEMEFERSGGREFRIFRLDRIS from the coding sequence ATGGCATGGAACCCCTTACCAGCCCTCGCGCGCGAATTCGCGGCACAGCCCTGGGTCATGCACGGCGCCGGCGTCGTCCTGCCTGCCGAACGGCTGCTGCGTCGCCTCAGCGGCGGGCGGTGGGGTGTGCTCGACCTGGCCGGACTGCCGTCGATCGAGGTCACCGTGGTCGGTTGCAAGTCGGGTCAGCCGCGCACGACGTCGCTGCTGTGTGTGCCGGACGGCGACGGCTTCTACCTCGTCGGCTCGAACTGGGGCAAACCCGAACACCCGGCGTGGTCGGCGAATCTGCGGGCCGCACGCACCGCGTCCGTGCGCTACAACAGCAGCTCCGCCTTCCCGGTGACCGTCGCGGAGATCACCGGCGTCGAGCGCAAACGCGTGTGGGACCAGGTCGTCGAGTTCTGGCCGGGCTACGAGATGGAATTCGAGCGCTCCGGTGGTCGCGAGTTCCGGATCTTCCGGCTGGACCGCATCAGCTGA
- a CDS encoding family 1 glycosylhydrolase: MSSPSGRRILASVALAAVALLTTSPSPTLARPPVPPQLAPLGPEFLWGVAASGFQAEGDAPDSNWRRYADSGATHDPYLNSVDFHTRFRSDIALAADLGVRVYRIGIEWARVQPQPGVWDPDGLAFYDDVVRAITDAGMRPMLTLDHWVYPGWAADRGGWANPGIVADWLANARVVVDRFAGADPLWVTFNEPTFYLVNELRRGGIDATEVLTMGERITQAHNSIYDYIHTAQPGAMVTSNVAYIPAADDAVSGPLLDRIAGRLDYIGIDYYYGLSPTQLTVPDLERLWTLPLQPEGIYYALDHYARRFPGKPLYIVENGMPTENGQPRADGYARSDSLRDTVYWLQRAVADGIPLIGYNYWSLTDNYEWGSYTPRFGLYTVDVLTDPSLTRTPTDAVAAYRAITAAGGVAADYRPTRAPVPCSLVDAAVSCTDPVSVPR; this comes from the coding sequence ATGTCCTCCCCCAGCGGTCGCCGGATCCTCGCTTCGGTCGCCCTCGCCGCCGTCGCCCTCCTCACCACCAGCCCCTCCCCTACCCTGGCCCGACCTCCCGTGCCACCGCAGCTCGCGCCGCTCGGGCCCGAATTCCTCTGGGGCGTGGCAGCTTCCGGGTTCCAGGCGGAAGGCGACGCGCCGGACAGCAACTGGCGCCGCTATGCCGACTCGGGCGCCACGCACGACCCGTACCTGAACTCGGTGGACTTCCACACGCGGTTCCGGTCCGACATCGCCCTGGCCGCCGACCTCGGCGTCCGGGTCTATCGCATCGGCATCGAATGGGCTCGCGTGCAGCCACAACCGGGCGTCTGGGACCCGGACGGACTGGCCTTCTACGACGACGTGGTCCGCGCGATCACCGACGCGGGGATGCGGCCCATGCTCACCCTGGACCACTGGGTGTATCCCGGCTGGGCCGCCGACCGCGGCGGCTGGGCCAACCCCGGCATCGTGGCCGACTGGCTCGCCAACGCGCGGGTGGTGGTCGACCGTTTCGCCGGCGCCGACCCGCTCTGGGTGACCTTCAACGAGCCGACCTTCTACCTCGTCAACGAACTGCGCCGTGGCGGGATCGACGCGACCGAGGTGCTCACGATGGGCGAACGGATCACGCAGGCGCACAACAGCATCTACGACTACATCCACACCGCGCAGCCCGGCGCGATGGTCACCAGCAATGTCGCCTACATTCCGGCCGCCGACGACGCGGTGAGCGGACCGCTGCTCGACCGGATCGCCGGGCGGCTCGACTACATCGGCATCGACTACTACTACGGCCTGTCCCCCACCCAGCTCACCGTGCCCGACCTCGAACGCCTCTGGACCCTGCCGCTGCAGCCCGAGGGCATCTACTACGCCCTCGACCACTACGCGCGCCGCTTTCCGGGGAAACCGCTCTACATCGTCGAGAACGGCATGCCCACGGAGAACGGGCAGCCGCGCGCCGACGGCTACGCTCGATCGGATTCGCTGCGCGACACCGTGTACTGGCTACAGCGCGCCGTCGCCGACGGGATCCCGCTGATCGGCTACAACTACTGGAGCCTCACCGACAACTACGAGTGGGGTTCCTACACACCACGTTTCGGCCTGTACACGGTCGACGTGCTGACCGACCCCAGCCTCACCCGCACGCCCACCGACGCGGTAGCCGCCTACCGGGCGATCACCGCTGCCGGCGGCGTCGCGGCGGACTATCGGCCCACCCGCGCGCCGGTGCCGTGCTCGCTCGTCGACGCGGCGGTCAGTTGCACCGATCCCGTGTCGGTCCCTCGGTAG